The window GGCATGTGCCAATGAACAAAGAGGCACTGTCCAGCAAAGACTGACTGATATCTTCCGCCGCTTTGGCCTGCCTGCACGACTCAATCTGGATAATGGATCGCCTTGGGGCGCGCCGCGTAATCCTGGAGAGCTCTCTGAACTGAGTATCTGGCTGGTGCGCTTGGGCATCCGGGTAAGCTTCAGTCGCCCTCGACATCCGCAAACGAACGGCAAGCTGGAGCGTTTTCATCGTTCACTTAAGGCCGAGGTTATCAATGGGCGCCACTTTCGTACCCTCACTGAAGCCCAGGTGGCCTTCGACCAATGGCGTGAAATTTATAACCATCAGCGCCCTCACGAAGCGCTGGGTTATCAAGTCCCGATGAGTCGCTATAGGGCCAGCCCATGGACCTTTCCAGAGAAGCTGTCGCCATTCGAATATGGCCCTGACGATGTATTGGCCAAGGTCTACCACAGCCGATTTCGCTTCAGGAAACGCTACTTCAGCATTGCCAAGGGCCTGGTAGGGCAACTGATTGCCATCAGACCTAACCCTGACAGTGAGGACCTGTTCAATATCTATTTCTGTCATCACTTGCTGCGAACCATCGACATCAATCAGCCGGACTACAGTTGAGGATGTGTAAAGCATGTGTCCGCACACGTGTAAGCGATGTGTCCAGTCCGTACAGCACCAAAAGTGACCCGGCCGTCAGGACGGAACCTGACTCAGCGGCACCCGGGTGCTGTTGTTGCTACTCGATTCCAGGCGCAGCGCGTTGATTTTTTGAGGCGGCTGCTCCTAGAGGTTATGGGTTTTCCAATGTAACCATCCTGTGACCATTGCGCGTCCCTTCGTTACTGTACTTTCAACCCCCTTGGTTAGACTCCATGCAGCGCAAGCACAGACTTGCTCATGCATAACAACAAGAAAGGTTAAATCGATGAATTCAATGTCCCGCCTCGCAGCTGTCATCTCTCTCGCCTCGTTGTTCCCTCTGAGCGCTTATGCCGCCGATTCGAAAGGCACTGTCGAAGTGGTCCACTGGTGGACGTCCGGTGGCGAGAAAGCAGCCGTGGATGTGCTGCGCGCACAAGTAGAGAAAGACGGCTTCACCTGGAAAGACGGCGCCGTTGCCGGTGGTGGCGGTTCCACGGCCATGACTGTGCTCAAGAGCCGCGCCGTAGCCGGCAACCCGCCGGGCGTTGCGCAGATCAAGGGGCCGGACATCCAGGAATGGGCGTCTACAGGCCTGCTCGATACCGACGCCCTGAAAGACGTTGCCAAACAAGAGAAGTGGGACAGCCTGCTGGACAAGAAAGTCTCTGACACCGTGAAGTACGACGGCGATTACGTGGCCGTGCCGGTGAACATTCACCGGGTCAACTGGCTGTGGATCAACCCGGAAGTCTTCAAGAAAGCCGGGATCGACAAGGCACCCACCACCCTCGAAGAATTTTACGCCGCTGGCGACAAGCTCAAGGCCAAAGGCTTCATCGCCCTGGCCCACGGCGGTCAGCCATGGCAGGACAGCACTGTGTTCGAAGCCGTGCTGCTGTCGGTCATGGGCGCTGATGGCTACAAAAAAGCCTTCGTCGATCTGGACGAAAAAACCCTGACCGGCCCGCAGATGGTCAAGGCCTTTACCGAGTTCAAGAAAGTCGCCACTTACATGGACCCCAACCGTGCCGGTCGTGACTGGAACGTTGCAGCTGCCGACGTGATCAACGGCAAGGCTGGCATGCAAATCATGGGCGACTGGGCCAAAAGCGAATGGACAGCCGCCAAGAAAGTCGCAGGCAAGGATTATCAGTGCGTAGCCTTCCCGGGCACTGAAAAGGCCTTTACCTACAACATCGACTCCATGGCCGTCTTCAAGCAGAACGGTAAAGATGCTGAGAGCACCCGTGCTGCTCAGCAGGACATTGCCAAGGTGGCGTTGGGTGAAGAGTTCCAGAAGGTCTTCAGCATCAATAAAGGCTCGATTCCGGTTCGCATCGACATGCTGAACAACATGGAAAAGAACGGTTTCGACTCTTGCGCCCAGACCGCAGCCAAAGACTTCCTGGCTGACTCGAAAACCGGCGGACTGCAGCCAAGCATGGCGCACAACATGGCGACCAACCTTGCCGTACAGGGCGCGATCTTTGATGTGGTGACCAACTTCATGAACGATCCGAAAGCTGATCCGGCCAAGGCGCCTGCCCAGTTGGCGTCGGCGATCAAGTCCGCCCAATAACGCGCTTTAAAAACCTGCCGCTGGCTTGCCAGCGGTACACCCCCAGCCGCCGTTCGTGCTGATGACACCGAAGTCTGGTGTCAGGCATGTCCGCGAACGGGAAATGATGTTTTATACGTGGATTATTCGATGAGCTCTGTCGCTGCCTTCAGCAAAGCCTCGCCGTTCGATGCGCTGCAACGCTGGCTGCCCAAGTTGGTGCTCGCGCCGAGCATGTTCATCGTGCTTGTCGGTTTTTATGGCTACATCCTGTGGACCTTCGTCCTCTCGTTCACGACCTCGACCTTTCTGCCCAGCTACAAATGGGCGGGACTGGCGCAATACATGCGCCTGTACGAGAGCGACCGTTGGTGGGTAGCGAGTAAAAACCTGATTGTGTTCGGCGGCATGTTCATCGCCATCAGCCTGGCCATTGGCGTGATGCTGGCGGTGTTCCTTGATCAGCGGATTCGGCGTGAAGGCTTTATCCGCACGATTTACCTGTACCCGATGGCGCTGTCGATGATCGTCACCGGCACCGCCTGGAAATGGCTGCTCAACCCCGGCCTGGGCCTGGACAAAATGCTCCGCGACTGGGGCTGGGAAGGCTTCCGTCTGGACTGGCTGGTTGACCCGGATCGCGTGGTGTATTGCCTGGTGATTGCTGCGGTCTGGCAGTCGTCGGGTTTCATCATGGCAATGTTTCTGGCCGGGCTGCGCGGGGTCGATCAGTCGATCATTCGTGCCGCGCAAATCGACGGCGCCAGCATGCCGAAGATCTACTGGAAGGTGGTGCTGCCAAGCCTGCGCCCGGTGTTTTTCAGCGCGGTGATGATCCTCGCGCACATCGCCATCAAAAGCTTCGATCTGGTGGCCGCCATGACAGCCGGTGGGCCGGGTTACTCCTCCGACTTGCCCGCCATGTTCATGTATTCGTTCACCTTCAGCCGCGGGCAGATGGGCATGGGGTCGGCCAGTGCGATTCTGATGCTCGGGGCCATTCTGGCGATTCTCGTGCCTTATCTGTATTCCGAGCTAAGGACCAAGCGCAATGACTAGTCTTGCTGGTAAACCCGCCTTCAGCCTCAGCCGTCTTGCGATTCACGCGGTGCTGATCCTCGCGTGCCTGTTGTACCTGGTGCCGCTGGTGGTGATGTTGCTCACCAGCTTCAAAACCCCGGAAGACATTGGCACTGGCAACCTGCTCAGTTGGCCCACCGTGGTCACGGCCATTGGCTGGGTCAAAGCCTGGGCGACGCTGGACGGCTACTTCTGGAACTCGATCAAGATCACCGTTCCGGCGGTGATTATTTCCACCGCCATCGGCGCGCTCAACGGTTACGTGCTGTCGATGTGGCGCTTTCGCGGTTCGCAGTTGTTCTTCGGGCTGCTGCTGTTCGGCTGCTTCCTGCCGTTCCAGACCGTGTTGCTACCGGCCTCTTTTACCCTCGGCAAAATGGGTCTGGCCAGCACCACCACCGGGTTGGTTTTTGTCCATGTGGTCTACGGGCTGGCGTTCACCACGCTGTTCTTCCGCAACTACTACGTGAGCATCCCCGACGCGCTGGTCAAGGCTGCACGGCTCGATGGTGCGGGCTTCTTCACCATCTTCGGCAAGATCATTCTGCCGATGTCGACGCCGATCATCATGGTCTGCCTGATCTGGCAGTTCACCCAGATCTGGAACGACTTTCTGTTCGGTGTGGTGTTCTCCAGTGGCGATTCACAGCCCATCACCGTGGCCCTGAATAACCTGGTCAACACCAGCACCGGGGTCAAGGAATACAACGTTGATATGGCGGCGGCGATGATCGCCGGTTTGCCGACACTGCTGGTGTACATCGTTGCCGGCAAGTATTTCGTGCGCGGGCTCACGGCCGGCGCAGTCAAGGGGTAAACATGGCAACGCTCGAGTTACGTAACGTAAACAAGACCTACGGCGCGGGCCTTCCGGACACGCTGAAGAACATCGAATTGCAGATCAAGGACGGCGAGTTCCTGATTCTGGTCGGCCCGTCCGGCTGTGGTAAGTCCACGCTGATGAACTGCATCGCCGGGCTTGAAAACATCAGCGCCGGTTCGATCCTGATCGACGGCTCGGACGTCAGCGGCATGAGCCCCAAGGACCGTGACATCGCCATGGTCTTTCAGTCGTATGCGCTGTACCCGACCATGAGCGTGCGCGAGAACATCGAGTTTGGTCTGAAGATCCGCAAGATGAGCCCGGCCGCCATTGAAGAAGAAGTGATGCGCGTGGCCAAGCTGTTGCAGATCGAGCACCTGCTCAATCGCAAGCCGGGGCAGCTTTCCGGTGGCCAGCAGCAGCGGGTTGCCATGGGCCGTGCGTTGGCGCGGCGGCCGAAGATCTATCTGTTCGATGAGCCGCTGTCCAACCTCGACGCCAAGCTGCGGGTCGAGATGCGTACCGAAATGAAGCTGATGCACCAGCGTCTGAAAACCACCACGGTGTACGTCACCCACGATCAGATCGAGGCGATGACCCTGGGCGATAAAGTCGCGGTGATGAAGGACGGCATCATTCAGCAGTTCGGCACGCCCAAAGAGATCTACAACGACCCCGCCAATCTGTTCGTCGCGAGTTTCATCGGTTCACCGCCCATGAACTTCATTCCACTGCGTTTGCAGCGCAAGGAAGGCCGGCTGCTGGCGTTGCTGGACAGCGGCCAGGCGCGTTGCGAGTTGCCGCTGGGCATGACCGACGCCGGGCTGGAAGATCGCGAAGTGATCCTCGGCCTGCGCCCTGAGCAAATCATGCTGGCGCCTGCGCAGCCCAACGGTTTGCCGACTATTCGTGCCGAAGTCCAGGTCACCGAGCCCACCGGGCCGGACACCCTGGTGTTCGTCAATTTGAATCAGAGCAAGGTCTGCTGCCGGCTGGCCCCAGACGTTGCGCCTCAGGTGGGTGAAAGCCTGACCCTGCAATTTGATCCAGCCAAAGTGCTGTTGTTCGACGCCGCCACGGGCGAGCGTCTGGGCGTGCTGGCCAACAACCAACCACCTCTGGAGCGGGGTGGCAACGTCACGCAACTCAATCGCAACTGATCCGGGCCCAGCTGGCCGAGTGGTGACTGCCCTGAAAAGCACGCTCAGCCAGCCA of the Paucimonas lemoignei genome contains:
- a CDS encoding transposase for IS481 element, yielding MSLKKEFIALALQPGSNKRDLCRRFGISAPTAYKWLKRYEMQGLQGLEEYSRRPISSPKLTQPSLEAQVVKLRQEQPAWGGRKISSMLSQCVAPSTVTNILHRNGLILPRENPGQGVGRRFEHEAPNDLWQMDFKGHFAIQQGRCHPLTLLDDHSRFNLAIEACANEQRGTVQQRLTDIFRRFGLPARLNLDNGSPWGAPRNPGELSELSIWLVRLGIRVSFSRPRHPQTNGKLERFHRSLKAEVINGRHFRTLTEAQVAFDQWREIYNHQRPHEALGYQVPMSRYRASPWTFPEKLSPFEYGPDDVLAKVYHSRFRFRKRYFSIAKGLVGQLIAIRPNPDSEDLFNIYFCHHLLRTIDINQPDYS
- a CDS encoding sugar ABC transporter substrate-binding protein, whose protein sequence is MNSMSRLAAVISLASLFPLSAYAADSKGTVEVVHWWTSGGEKAAVDVLRAQVEKDGFTWKDGAVAGGGGSTAMTVLKSRAVAGNPPGVAQIKGPDIQEWASTGLLDTDALKDVAKQEKWDSLLDKKVSDTVKYDGDYVAVPVNIHRVNWLWINPEVFKKAGIDKAPTTLEEFYAAGDKLKAKGFIALAHGGQPWQDSTVFEAVLLSVMGADGYKKAFVDLDEKTLTGPQMVKAFTEFKKVATYMDPNRAGRDWNVAAADVINGKAGMQIMGDWAKSEWTAAKKVAGKDYQCVAFPGTEKAFTYNIDSMAVFKQNGKDAESTRAAQQDIAKVALGEEFQKVFSINKGSIPVRIDMLNNMEKNGFDSCAQTAAKDFLADSKTGGLQPSMAHNMATNLAVQGAIFDVVTNFMNDPKADPAKAPAQLASAIKSAQ
- the ugpA_1 gene encoding glucose ABC transporter permease, with the translated sequence MSSVAAFSKASPFDALQRWLPKLVLAPSMFIVLVGFYGYILWTFVLSFTTSTFLPSYKWAGLAQYMRLYESDRWWVASKNLIVFGGMFIAISLAIGVMLAVFLDQRIRREGFIRTIYLYPMALSMIVTGTAWKWLLNPGLGLDKMLRDWGWEGFRLDWLVDPDRVVYCLVIAAVWQSSGFIMAMFLAGLRGVDQSIIRAAQIDGASMPKIYWKVVLPSLRPVFFSAVMILAHIAIKSFDLVAAMTAGGPGYSSDLPAMFMYSFTFSRGQMGMGSASAILMLGAILAILVPYLYSELRTKRND
- the ycjP_1 gene encoding sugar ABC transporter permease, which codes for MTSLAGKPAFSLSRLAIHAVLILACLLYLVPLVVMLLTSFKTPEDIGTGNLLSWPTVVTAIGWVKAWATLDGYFWNSIKITVPAVIISTAIGALNGYVLSMWRFRGSQLFFGLLLFGCFLPFQTVLLPASFTLGKMGLASTTTGLVFVHVVYGLAFTTLFFRNYYVSIPDALVKAARLDGAGFFTIFGKIILPMSTPIIMVCLIWQFTQIWNDFLFGVVFSSGDSQPITVALNNLVNTSTGVKEYNVDMAAAMIAGLPTLLVYIVAGKYFVRGLTAGAVKG
- the ugpC_1 gene encoding ABC transporter ATP-binding protein, with protein sequence MATLELRNVNKTYGAGLPDTLKNIELQIKDGEFLILVGPSGCGKSTLMNCIAGLENISAGSILIDGSDVSGMSPKDRDIAMVFQSYALYPTMSVRENIEFGLKIRKMSPAAIEEEVMRVAKLLQIEHLLNRKPGQLSGGQQQRVAMGRALARRPKIYLFDEPLSNLDAKLRVEMRTEMKLMHQRLKTTTVYVTHDQIEAMTLGDKVAVMKDGIIQQFGTPKEIYNDPANLFVASFIGSPPMNFIPLRLQRKEGRLLALLDSGQARCELPLGMTDAGLEDREVILGLRPEQIMLAPAQPNGLPTIRAEVQVTEPTGPDTLVFVNLNQSKVCCRLAPDVAPQVGESLTLQFDPAKVLLFDAATGERLGVLANNQPPLERGGNVTQLNRN